The sequence GCGTTCCATCCGGCGGAGCGTCATCAGCAACGCCATGTTCGAAAGCGGCTTGCCGCCCTTCTCGCCGATGAACACGGAATCGTTCCCCTTCTCGCGAGGCAGGCTCTCGAGGATTTCGAGAGCGCGATCGGACAGCGGAACGCGGTGTTCCTTGCCGGCCTTCATGCGGTCGCCGGGGATGGTCCACAGCGCGTTCTCGGTGTCGATCTCACTCCAGCGAGCGCCGACGACTTCGCCGGTTCGAGTGGCCGTCAAGATGGCGAACTCAAGCGCCTTGGGGCTGACGCCTTCCATCGGCCGCAATGTGTTCACGAACTCGCCGATCTCTGGATAGGGCAGCGCGGCGTGATGCTTCACCTTGGCAACCTTGCTGCGGGCCGGCAGCAACTTGTCGAGATGGCCCCGCCACCGGGCCGGGTTCTCGCCCTGGCGGTAGCCGCGCGCCGTCGCCCAATCGAGAATGCTCTCGATGCGTCCCCTCACCCGCGTTGCGGTCTCAGGCTTTGTGGTCCAGATGGCCTCCAGCGCCTTCAACACCAGCGCCGTGTCGACGCGCGAGACTGCGAAACTCCCGAACTGAGGATAAGCGTAGGCCTCCAGCGTGGCCTTCCACTGAGCAGCATGCTTGATGTTTTTCCACCCCGAGCGATGCGCCTTGATATAGGCCTCGGCCGATTCCTTAAAGGTCAGCACGGTTGCCGACGCCGCCAGCTTCTCCAGTCGCTCAGCCTTGCGCTGCTCGATCGGGTCGTCGGCATCGAGGAGCTTTAGCCGCGCCTCCCCTGCCCGTTCCCGCGCCAGCTTCAACGTCACGGTGTTGACAGAGCCCAGGCCCATCTTGCGCGGCCGGCCGGCGAGCATATAGCGGAAGATCCAGCTCTTGGCGCCGCCGGAGGAAACCTGGAGGTAAAGGCCCATGCCGTCGGCATAAAGGCCGGGCTTGGTCTTTGCGTTTACGGCGGCGACGGACAGGCGGTTGATTTGCATTCGAACTCTCCCTGCGAACAAGTCTACGTACAACTTGATCCGGGACTTTGCAAGACACCCTTAGACGCTATGAGCGCTCAAATGCATACTTTGCAAGGGTTTTGGCCGGGGTATGGGAAGCTCTCGGAACGCCTTGGATTAGGCGGAGACGGACACTCCCTCCGCCAGATATTTGGCTATGACTTGAATACGCTAATCAATTTGCGTGACGTTCATCGAGAAGCCCTCCCGAACCGGCATCATGTGCGATCCCGTCTGGTGGACAGTGGTGGCAAGGGCATAGGCCAGGGTCTTGGCTCGTCCATCCCCATGGGTCAGGAAACCGTCAAGAATGCCCTTGATGCCGGCGACTTGGGCCGGTGAAAGGCTGGTGCCGAACACGCCCGAGTGCGAGAGCGAAGAGCGGCATAAAGGCGCTGCGGTCCATGGCTGATCCTTGCGGGGTTTACGAACCGGAGCAGGATGGGACCACGAAAAGCGAAAACAGTAGCCGTTTGATTTTTGGAACCGAACAAAGGTTGCGGGAACATCTTGGCTGCGGTTATAGATCCCCACTGGGAGCATATATGCCGCTGAAGCGGCGCCAATATTGCTTATAATTCAGTTGTAGGTTGCGGGGGGCGACGATGAAATGTTTGGTGATTAATCTTGACCGGTCAGTTGATCGGCTTGCTGCCGTCAAATCTGAATTTTCTCGTATTGGGGTAGCCTTCGAGCGCGTAGCTGGGGTTGACGTGAAAGAAGGGCTCCCGTTTGAAGCGCCCCCGCTCACCGCGACTGAGGTTTGTTGTTTTCTCAGTCATCGGCTCTGCTGGAAAATAATAGCAGACGGCCCTGATGAATTCGGCGCCGTATTCGAGGACGATGTTGTTTTTAGCCAGGACGCCGGGTCGATGCTTGCTGACAGTAGTTGGATCCCGCCGAATGCCGACATCATTAAACTCGAAACATTCTTCAATCGAGTGAGGCTGGGCAGCCAGCACTTTGCCGTTGCGGGAGCATACTCAGCCCGGCTGCTTCTGGGGCAGCACTTAGGGGCATGCGGTTACGTCGTTTCCAAAAAAGCGGCGCAGAAGCTATTCAACAGCACTGAACGCCCCAAGGTCGCGGTCGACGTTGCCCTCTTTAGCCCAAATCAGATGACAGCTGCTCGAAACACAATTTACCAGCTAACCCCGGCTCTGTGCATGCAGGCTCATTTTTTGGGTGGCAAAATGCCCCAAAGCCTGGTCCAAGTTGCCCCGAGAGTCCACGTCAACAAGCGGATGATCGATAGGTGCAGAGCAGAGGTTGCGCGCGTTTTCTGGTACTTCCACAACAGGCCATTTTTTCAAGCAGCAGAGAAAGTTGACGCTGTGCGCCTAGGCGGCAGCAACGTCTAACGGATGGCGCTGACCAATTAATTCTCTCCCGCCTGCCTCTCCCTCTAAGGACTAGGGCTGGCGCTGGCCGGAATGTGAACGGCGGAATCTTGCGGGCGCGTGGGTGATCTCCGAGTTAGCTTCCGACCGAGCCAAATGCCTCCTTGCTCGAAGATGCGCTCGGAGAATGCCGCGAACGGAATGGTAATTAGCAGCACAACACTCCCGACGATCAATCCGGTCAAAAGCGGATGCGTTGGGTATACGTCTAGAGGGGCTGCGATCGACCACGCAACAAACAAACCAAGGACGTTGAGCAGATAAAGGCTATAGCTGATACGCCCCAAAAAACAGGACCGGGTGCCAGTTTAGAAAGCGAATCACTGCCAGCTTCGGCGACGCGTAATAGACAGCACCGACAAGGCCTCCGCAGATCACGGTCTGCCCTATCGCGCTCTGGACGCTGCCCATATTGGTGGCAGCCCTCAGGACAAAGTACGCGACGCAGAGCAGAGTAAGCGCCGCCCCCGTCGCGTCTGAGAAGAACGGTTTCAAACGCTTATCGGCGACCAGCATCCCGACCATGAACGCGGATAGCCAACTGTGCATGTTTGGAGCCCAGAGGACCATTTCCGGATCGCCAAAAGCAAAGATCGAATAAACCACGCAAGTGAGCAATGCAAATGAACCAAGTATGCGACCTACAAAGAACGCGGCAAGGATGAACGGCACTGCCAGAAACTCTGCCTGGATAGTGCCTGACGGACCGTGCCAGCTGATCTTGAAAAGCAAAGCGTTGAGCAGCGGGTCTGTTAGGTTGGGGGCTGGAAATCCTGACCAACCCATCTTCTGATAGAGAATCGCCAGAGCCAGAAAACACGCCATGCAGAAGAACATCGCAGGATACAGCCTACAAAGTCGCCGCAGGATAAAATTCACAATGACGACGCCTGGACTGCCGTCATGCCGCTCGAGCGACAGCCGGAGCACAAAGCCGCTGAGAACAAAAAAGAGCAGGACTGCATTGCTCCCGTTGAAAAGTGCGAGCACGACCTTAGTCGCGATGTCCCCAAACGTATTCAGTTGCTGTATTGGCGGCATCAGCACCTTGTTTATCAGAGCCTGGTGATAGAGTATTGCGTGATAGAAAATAACCGACGCCGATGCTATGCCCCGAAGACCGTCAAGAGAATTGTTCCTATATTTATCAGTTGATTCGGACATTTCCTACCCGTATCAGCACAAGCCGAAATAAGTCCAGAATATCAGCTCATCTCATGAGCCGAGCGGGTGTCCCGACATAGGTACCAGCCACATCGATATTGTCGGTCACCGTTGCGCCCGCCCCGATGATGACATTATCACAGATGGTTACTCCATCGATCACTGTTGCACCTGCGCCGACAAATACGTTCGAGCCTATCCGAGCACGACCGGCGACGGTTGCATTGACCGATACGTGGGAAAAGTCCCTCACCTCGCATTCATGCTCGATGATTGCACCAGTGTTTACAATGACACCGCGACCCACGCGCGCTGCGGGGCCTACATGCGCGTGGTGGGCGACAAGCGTCCCTTCGCCTATTTCGGCCAATGTGCCAATCGTAGCCGCCTGCGAGATCAGGGTGGCGATCGGCAAGATCGGATCATTCCATATCCCCTTGCGGCGCAGATTGTCGCCCATGGCTGGGAACAACAACCAGCCGTTGACCAGATCGGGGGCAAGGCGCTGATTACTGGAAAACCGGCGAAAGCCTCATTCGGACGGGCGTTGCTATCGACAAATAGCAGTTCCTTGACCCCAACGCTGAGCGCCACGTCAGCCACACAGCGGGAATGACCTCCAAAGCCCAGAATGCAAATGCTGCTGTCAGCGGGGTCCCTCACGCGGGCACCGGTGGCCGAGCGCGCATCGAGATTTCGTCAAGAATAGCAATGTGCTCATCAACCACGTCGTGCCAAGACCGCTTGGACAGAACATCGTCGTAGTACCTACGCTGCTGTGTATAGAGGTCGTCCGTATGTTTCAGCGCCCATTCGATTTTATCGGCGAGGGCTCGCCAGTCATAAGGGTCAAACAGCGACGATTCGCACAGCGCCGGATCTGTCAATATCTCACGGGTTACTTCGATATCACCCATAATCACCGGCGTTCCGACCGATAGCGCCTCTGTGAACGTAAAAGGCATTCCGCCCTCGGAAAGACTGGGGTTCACCGCCAGGTCCGCCAAGCTGTAGCAAGCGGCGAGTTCAGGTTCGGTAAGAGCATGAAGGCAGAGCACGTCTGCACCCAATTTTCGCTCGTCCAGGAATGCCTTGACGCTTCCGTAGTCTCCACGGCCAGTAAGGAGTAGCTTGTGGCCAATACGTCGTTTGCGCAACAGCCATTCGTACGCACGCAGCAATGTCATCACATTCTTTGAAGGACGGAATTGGCTCGCGTAAAACAGGAACTTAACCTCAGGATTTCCAAAGGTGCTGCCATAACTAACGTTACTCGCCTTTCGAATTGCTCCGAGCAATAAGGACTTTGCATACGTTCGGCTGGTTGCCTCATTGTCGGGGAAACCCGTGATCTTTATTGGTCCGCTCAAATCGTTTGGCGCATGATGGACAATTCGGACGGCCATCGGATCGATCCCAAACCTCTGAACGAGAGTATCGCGCTTGATGTGCTCGCTATAGGTGACGAAATTTTTGCTCGCACGAATGGTGCTGGCGACCGTTTGGTACGAATGAAACATGGGCTCGCCCCCTATTTCAGAAAACCCCGCCGGAAACTCGGTCATAACAACGTCAGGTACGCACGTAAGAACAGGTACTTTCAGTTTGTTCACATTTGGCCAAAAGGCTGCTGGCGTGTACCAAGCAGCTATATCCCCTTCGGCATTTCCAGCCTCGATCATCAAAGCCGTTTCCCGGGCCAGCATACCCTCGTACAACCGGAAAGGAATATTAGAGGGCAGCGCAATTGGGAGCCTTTTCAAAACCCGCCAGATCCGCCTGGGAGCCTGCTTGATCCCTCGAAATGTAATACGCGCGGTTTTGCGAATAAGGCGGAGTGCGAGAAGTCCCACCGCTGCGGGCAACGCCAGCAACGCGCTATAAGCAAGCCAACCGAAAAGCGCGGGAAAACTCCGAGCGCTTGCAATGCGTTCCTTGAGCCATTCGGCATGCGCGATCGCCGCAGGGTACATGCGACTAACGAACCACCCGGATCGTCTCTGCTTTTTCTCAGGCGGTCTCGGTCGCCGCAGGAATTTATGCAATCGGTAAAGTGCCGGGGTCCGAGAGGGCCCCAAAAGGCTGTACGAATGATCCTGGATGCCGGCGTCCATGCACAAGTCGATTAGAGCGGGTCGCGACCAGCTAGGGCACAACACCGAAAAATGGCAATCGCCTTTCGCCGTTGCTGCCTTTAGAAACGCCGCCAAATAACGGCCGAGGCCTTCGGTCCGAAGATCCATATTCGGGGGTAGGCAATGAAAATTCCGTATTTCTTCATATGAACTCACGCACAACTTTCCAGTACTCGGGAGCGAGGCAGTCGATGGATTGGCTGGCGAGTTGTTCGGCGGCGACAACTGCTCGCTCCCTTTCGACCAAATTGATCTCCATCGCGTGCAGTTGAGCAGCCATATGGTCGGGGTCTCCCTGATCCATAAAATTCAAACCGAGCTTGAACTGCTCTTCAATCTCGCGCATGGCAGGGTAATCGCTCGAAAGTGAAGGTACACCATAGTGGGCAGCCTCAATGACACTGAATGTTCCATTGTCTAATTCAGCCGGATGCCAAAGAAACGCTGCGGTAGAAAGTTTTTGTCGGTAAGAGGCCTCCGAGAGTTCG is a genomic window of Mesorhizobium huakuii containing:
- a CDS encoding tyrosine-type recombinase/integrase → MQINRLSVAAVNAKTKPGLYADGMGLYLQVSSGGAKSWIFRYMLAGRPRKMGLGSVNTVTLKLARERAGEARLKLLDADDPIEQRKAERLEKLAASATVLTFKESAEAYIKAHRSGWKNIKHAAQWKATLEAYAYPQFGSFAVSRVDTALVLKALEAIWTTKPETATRVRGRIESILDWATARGYRQGENPARWRGHLDKLLPARSKVAKVKHHAALPYPEIGEFVNTLRPMEGVSPKALEFAILTATRTGEVVGARWSEIDTENALWTIPGDRMKAGKEHRVPLSDRALEILESLPREKGNDSVFIGEKGGKPLSNMALLMTLRRMERADLTAHGFRSTFRDWAAEQTAYPNELLEMALAHTVSDKTEAAYRRGDMMEKRRRLMADWAAFCSTVKSAASGNVTPIKARA
- a CDS encoding glycosyltransferase family 25 protein is translated as MKCLVINLDRSVDRLAAVKSEFSRIGVAFERVAGVDVKEGLPFEAPPLTATEVCCFLSHRLCWKIIADGPDEFGAVFEDDVVFSQDAGSMLADSSWIPPNADIIKLETFFNRVRLGSQHFAVAGAYSARLLLGQHLGACGYVVSKKAAQKLFNSTERPKVAVDVALFSPNQMTAARNTIYQLTPALCMQAHFLGGKMPQSLVQVAPRVHVNKRMIDRCRAEVARVFWYFHNRPFFQAAEKVDAVRLGGSNV
- a CDS encoding acyltransferase family protein, which translates into the protein MSESTDKYRNNSLDGLRGIASASVIFYHAILYHQALINKVLMPPIQQLNTFGDIATKVVLALFNGSNAVLLFFVLSGFVLRLSLERHDGSPGVVIVNFILRRLCRLYPAMFFCMACFLALAILYQKMGWSGFPAPNLTDPLLNALLFKISWHGPSGTIQAEFLAVPFILAAFFVGRILGSFALLTCVVYSIFAFGDPEMVLWAPNMHSWLSAFMVGMLVADKRLKPFFSDATGAALTLLCVAYFVLRAATNMGSVQSAIGQTVICGGLVGAVYYASPKLAVIRFLNWHPVLFFGAYQL
- a CDS encoding DapH/DapD/GlmU-related protein, whose translation is MGDNLRRKGIWNDPILPIATLISQAATIGTLAEIGEGTLVAHHAHVGPAARVGRGVIVNTGAIIEHECEVRDFSHVSVNATVAGRARIGSNVFVGAGATVIDGVTICDNVIIGAGATVTDNIDVAGTYVGTPARLMR
- a CDS encoding glycosyltransferase; the protein is MYPAAIAHAEWLKERIASARSFPALFGWLAYSALLALPAAVGLLALRLIRKTARITFRGIKQAPRRIWRVLKRLPIALPSNIPFRLYEGMLARETALMIEAGNAEGDIAAWYTPAAFWPNVNKLKVPVLTCVPDVVMTEFPAGFSEIGGEPMFHSYQTVASTIRASKNFVTYSEHIKRDTLVQRFGIDPMAVRIVHHAPNDLSGPIKITGFPDNEATSRTYAKSLLLGAIRKASNVSYGSTFGNPEVKFLFYASQFRPSKNVMTLLRAYEWLLRKRRIGHKLLLTGRGDYGSVKAFLDERKLGADVLCLHALTEPELAACYSLADLAVNPSLSEGGMPFTFTEALSVGTPVIMGDIEVTREILTDPALCESSLFDPYDWRALADKIEWALKHTDDLYTQQRRYYDDVLSKRSWHDVVDEHIAILDEISMRARPPVPA